A window of Amycolatopsis tolypomycina genomic DNA:
GCAGAAGCTCGAAGCCGACCTGGCCGCGCTGGAGGCGGAGGGCGCCAAGTCCGACGTCCGCCGCAAGGTCAAGGAGGGCGGCGAGCGCGAGATGCGTCAGCTGCGCGACCGCGCCGGCCGCGAGCTCGACCGCCTCGAGGAGGTCTGGACGACCTTCACGAAGCTCGACACCCGCCAGCTGATCGCCGACGAGCTGCTCTACCGCGAGCTCGTCGACCGCTACGGCGAGTACTTCACCGGCGGCATGGGCGCGGAGGCCATCCAGAAGCTGGCCACCGAGTTCGACGTCAACGCCGAGGCCGAGAGCCTGCGCGACACCATCCGCAACGGCAAGGGGCAGAAGAAGCTCCGCGCGCTGAAGCGGCTCAAGGTCGTCGCGGCCTTCCAGGCCACCGGCAACGACCCGCGCGGCATGGTGCTCGACGCCGTCCCGGTCATCCCGCCGGACCTGCGCCCGATGGTGCAGCTGGACGGTGGCCGCTTCGCGACGTCGGACCTGAACGACCTGTACCGCCGGGTCATCAACCGGAACAACCGCCTCAAGCGGCTGATCGACCTCGGCGCGCCCGAGATCATCGTCAACAACGAGAAGCGGATGCTGCAGGAGGCCGTCGACGCGCTGTTCGACAACGGCCGCCGCGGGCGTCCGGTCACCGGCCCGGGCAACCGGCCGCTGAAGTCGCTGTCCGACCTCCTCAAGGGCAAGCAGGGCCGGTTCCGCCAGAACCTGCTCGGCAAGCGAGTCGACTACTCGGGCCGTTCGGTCATCATCGTCGGCCCGCAGCTGAAGCTGCACCAGTGCGGCCTGCCGAAGGACATGGCGCTCGAGCTGTTCAAGCCGTTCGTCATGAAGCGGCTGGTCGACCTGAACCACGCGCAGAACATCAAGTCCGCCAAGCGGATGGTGGAGCGCTCGCGGCCGCAGGTGTGGGACGTGCTGGAAGAGGTCATCACCGGCCACCCGGTGATGCTGAACCGTGCGCCGACCCTGCACCGCCTCGGCATCCAGGCCTTCGAGCCGCAGCTGGTCGAAGGCAAGGCCATCCAGCTGCACCCGCTGGTCTGCGAGGCGTTCAACGCGGACTTCGACGGTGACCAGATGGCGGTGCACCTGCCGCTGTCGGCCGAGGCGCAGGCCGAGGCCCGGATCCTGATGCTGTCGGCGAACAACATCCTGTCGCCGGCGTCGGGCCGCCCGCTCGCCATGCCGCGACTGGACATGGTCACCGGCCTGTTCCACCTGACCCGGCTCACCGAGACGGCCGAGGGCGCGGGCAACGCGTACTCGTCGCCGGCCGAGGCCATCATGGCCTTCGACCGCAAGGCGCTGAGCCTGCACGCCCCGGTCAAGATCCGCATCACCGACCGGCAGCCGGCCAAGGCCGACGAGCCGGCGCTCGCGGAGAAGGGCTGGGAGCCGGGCAAGGCGTGGCTGGCCGAGACGACCCTGGGCCGCGTGCTGTTCAACGAGCTGCTGCCGGCGGACTACCCGTTCATCAACGAGCCGATGCCGAAGAAGCGGCAGGCCGCGATCGTGAACGACCTCGCCGAGCGGTACTCGATGACCCAGGTCGCGCAGACCCTGGACCGGCTGAAGGACGCCGGTTTCTACTGGGCGACCCGGTCGGGCGTCACCGTCGCCATCTCGGACGTGCTCACCCCGGTGGGCAAGAAGGCCATCCTCGACGAGTACGAGGGCAAGGCCTCCCAGGTGGAGAAGCGCTACCAGCGCGGTCAGCTGTCGCACGCCGAGCGCAACAACGAGCTCGTCAAGGTGTGGACGCAGGCCACCGAAGAGGTCCACAAGATCATGGAGACGGCGCTGCCGGACGACAACCCGATCGCCATGATCGTGAAGTCGGGCGCCGCCGGTAACATGACGCAGGTCCGGTCGCTGGCCGGGATGCGTGGCCTGGTGTCGAACCCGAAGGGTGAGTACATCCCGCGTCCGATCAAGGCCAACTTCCGTGAGGGCCTGTCGGTGGCGGAGTACTTCATCGCGACGCACGGTGCCCGGAAGGGCCTGGCGGACACGGCGCTCCGCACCGCCGACTCGGGTTACCTGACCCGGCGTCTGGTGGACGTCTCGCAGGACGTCATCGTCCGCGAGATCGACTGCGGCACCACCCGCGGCATCATGATGCCGATCGGCGAGGACA
This region includes:
- a CDS encoding DNA-directed RNA polymerase subunit beta'; protein product: MLDVNFFDELRIGLATADDIRQWSYGEVKKPETINYRTLKPEKDGLFCEKIFGPTRDWECYCGKYKRVRFKGIICERCGVEVTRAKVRRERMGHIELAAPVTHIWYFKGVPSRLGYLLDLAPKDLEKIIYFAAYVITGVNTELRHNDLPTLENEIGVERKNLETKRDADIEARAQKLEADLAALEAEGAKSDVRRKVKEGGEREMRQLRDRAGRELDRLEEVWTTFTKLDTRQLIADELLYRELVDRYGEYFTGGMGAEAIQKLATEFDVNAEAESLRDTIRNGKGQKKLRALKRLKVVAAFQATGNDPRGMVLDAVPVIPPDLRPMVQLDGGRFATSDLNDLYRRVINRNNRLKRLIDLGAPEIIVNNEKRMLQEAVDALFDNGRRGRPVTGPGNRPLKSLSDLLKGKQGRFRQNLLGKRVDYSGRSVIIVGPQLKLHQCGLPKDMALELFKPFVMKRLVDLNHAQNIKSAKRMVERSRPQVWDVLEEVITGHPVMLNRAPTLHRLGIQAFEPQLVEGKAIQLHPLVCEAFNADFDGDQMAVHLPLSAEAQAEARILMLSANNILSPASGRPLAMPRLDMVTGLFHLTRLTETAEGAGNAYSSPAEAIMAFDRKALSLHAPVKIRITDRQPAKADEPALAEKGWEPGKAWLAETTLGRVLFNELLPADYPFINEPMPKKRQAAIVNDLAERYSMTQVAQTLDRLKDAGFYWATRSGVTVAISDVLTPVGKKAILDEYEGKASQVEKRYQRGQLSHAERNNELVKVWTQATEEVHKIMETALPDDNPIAMIVKSGAAGNMTQVRSLAGMRGLVSNPKGEYIPRPIKANFREGLSVAEYFIATHGARKGLADTALRTADSGYLTRRLVDVSQDVIVREIDCGTTRGIMMPIGEDIGDGKVLRDQHVETSVYARNLATDAVDAKGNVVLNAGDDLGDPAIEKLLGSGISKVKVRSVLTCESAVGICATCYGRSMATGQLVDVGEAVGIVAAQSIGEPGTQLTMRTFHQGGVAGDDITTGLPRVQELFEARVPKGKAPIADVDGRVRIEESERFWKITLIPDDGGEEIVFDKLSKRQRLANTPNGPLGDGDHVHVGQQLLEGTPDPHEVLRVMGPREAQIHLVDEVQKVYRAQGVSIHDKHIEVIVRQMLRRVTIIDSGATDFLPGELPERTKFEATNRAAVAEGGEPASGRPVLMGITKASLTTDSWLSAASFQETTRVLTDAAINGRSDKLVGLKENVIIGKLIPAGTGINRYRNIQVQPTEEARVAAYAIPSYDDGYYTPDVFGTGTGAAVPLDDYDFGRDFR